A stretch of Lachancea thermotolerans CBS 6340 chromosome D complete sequence DNA encodes these proteins:
- the NUP120 gene encoding Nup120p (similar to uniprot|P35729 Saccharomyces cerevisiae YKL057C NUP120 Subunit of the Nup84p subcomplex of the nuclear pore complex (NPC) required for even distribution of NPCs around the nuclear envelope involved in establishment of a normal nucleocytoplasmic concentration gradient of the GTPase Gsp1p), translating to MASVSYFSKVDANLQDFKSEKGNGSVVNLSLNSSSPAVDLRNTFSDYSNTIRLLNDEYICYQFSHEYSVLSLYSLSAAIAGKTIVIQLPEHMLNMYHTFTIREIDGELVLELILRDGLYLVLYFPLNCILDGAAETPENWFTVLNPYDFTVRRPLYAYSVSASSTIIFLEDGGLLGLTKSKNERGEHEVTPVLFNDNSYLQSLTKMFFLRRNPSQNFNVASCIVYRDRYLLTLTQNCKLRVWDLKHQTAVFEKDLAVNEKHQNKVYETIGQFMSLYEDKLAIFLPFDNGIFQLWDLRLDAQGHIALNPGPTYSSNLSSSSIWSLVDMKLTKPLDSNCFSGYMNLVVLWRSNSVTKLQVLNLISEDLQQHQWLEAVNQSLMDLRADLSLLTNGDTDRALMNLKSHYTPALYKRAQSTLSESGILLSPESPYNHEYLLNLESVLKDLKKRNDEPSSLTLYHGEIIMVNSLSLYSHALYKTNSRLESIFYNLNEEQSSKDDLGDYLRTIEGFASTLSSQVLFEVSEAFLDMVTSSFPSEIPIKDKLTEIYTRHLDGNFHMANLRKLFEELSRLDVIKILNIFIDNHLQKEGNEEPLIDSIIPNKLVNVALLESTHQAILVQNNLVLKALLIFAFMDFDYSIFQPQIKTLLSLHYKQCLWISLYQLDKDLLASEVFARTSKFGNGYKIKTYSDWSMSSTIVLNEIYSMPVSPNPLFIESFDKFVMSGTKSPKLCNSYLRVVQQRFYIHSNVAHEFMLGLSYFMCGMYDLSFEFLQKHPYPETLPLEFPDRLYMPLQKDGHLWRDVIGSFKLPYKHSAYYFNLSKLFSVANSFEYALKCVKKSIKLSSEQREAEEPLNFKKAQLVQYLKTLIVFSNYEEILDVLRCSFETLPGDVRAAYYKQILTSLQHREAFFAKLLTLCRDSSGAFLPVDDYKILDEILLEEVSKTSWETYKRLYSFRLINDHDRAAAEILYHYVIHGESVDIKKKCLLLIINILSSFNSDGDRWILAGGNPVTLRDVRMELNAL from the coding sequence atggCCTCGGTATCGTACTTTTCCAAGGTCGATGCCAATTTACAGGACTTCAAAAGTGAGAAAGGAAATGGGAGTGTAGTCAACCTATCTCTCAATTCAAGCTCACCAGCAGTGGATCTCAGAAATACTTTCAGTGATTATTCGAATACCATAAGGTTGCTCAATGACGAATATATCTGCTATCAGTTTTCGCACGAGTATTCTGTTTTATCCCTGTACTCTCTTAGCGCTGCAATTGCAGGCAAAACTATTGTTATACAATTGCCAGAGCACATGTTAAACATGTACCACACTTTCACAATTCGTGAGATTGACGGTGAGCTGGTGCTCGAGCTTATCTTACGCGATGGACTGTACTTAGTGTTGTACTTCCCGCTTAATTGTATCCTGGATGGGGCGGCCGAGACTCCGGAGAATTGGTTTACAGTGCTAAACCCCTACGATTTTACAGTAAGGCGGCCCTTATATGCATACTCTGTTTCAGCCAGTTCCACaatcattttcttggaagatGGTGGACTGCTTGGCttgacaaagtcaaagaaCGAGCGCGGTGAGCATGAAGTGACCCCTGTCCTTTTCAATGACAACAGTTATCTGCAAAGCCTTACGAAAATGTTCTTTCTGAGACGAAACCCGTCTCAAAACTTCAATGTCGCTAGCTGCATAGTATACCGTGACCGCTACTTGTTAACCCTCACCCAGAACTGCAAACTGAGAGTTTGGGACTTGAAGCATCAGACAGcagtctttgaaaaagacttAGCGGTCAACGAGAAGCATCAAAATAAAGTATATGAGACTATTGGCCAGTTTATGTCGCTTTATGAAGACAAACTAGCGATTTTTCTACCCTTTGATAACGGCATCTTTCAATTATGGGATCTCAGACTAGATGCCCAGGGCCACATAGCACTCAACCCCGGGCCTACTTATTCCAGCAACTTGTCTTCATCGTCAATATGGTCACTAGTTGACATGAAATTGACTAAACCCCTTGACTCAAACTGCTTCTCGGGTTATATGAACCTTGTTGTTTTGTGGAGAAGCAATAGTGTTACGAAGCTGCAGGTTTTAAATCTTATCTCGGAGGACTTGCAACAGCACCAGTGGCTGGAGGCAGTCAATCAGTCTTTAATGGACCTCCGAGCAGACCTCAGTCTGTTGACGAACGGCGACACTGACCGTGCGTTAATGAACCTGAAATCGCACTACACACCTGCGCTTTATAAGCGCGCTCAGAGCACATTAAGCGAAAGCGGGATCTTACTGTCCCCAGAATCTCCGTACAATCATGAATACCTGCTAAACTTAGAGTCAGTTCTGAAGGACCTAAAAAAGCGTAATGATGAGCCCTCGTCACTGACACTTTACCATGGTGAGATCATAATGGTCAATTCCCTCTCACTATATTCACATGCGCTCTACAAGACCAATTCTAGActtgaaagcattttttACAATCTCAATGAAGAGCAGTCCAGTAAGGATGACCTTGGAGATTATCTTCGGACGATTGAAGGTTTTGCATCAACGCTCTCAAGTCAAGTCTTATTCGAGGTttctgaagcttttcttgatatgGTGACTTCTAGCTTTCCTTCCGAGATACCGATTAAGGACAAGCTCACAGAGATATATACTCGACACTTGGATGGTAATTTCCACATGGCAAACTTAAGGAAACTGTTCGAAGAACTGAGTCGGCTAGATGTTATCAAGATTCTTAATATATTCATTGATAACCATTTACAGAAGGAGGGAAATGAGGAGCCTCTCATAGACTCGATAATCCCTAACAAGCTGGTCAACGTGGCACTTCTAGAGAGCACGCATCAGGCTATATTAGTCCAAAACAACTTGGTGCTAAAAGCTCTGTTAATTTTCGCATTCATGGATTTTGATTACTCCatttttcagcctcagATTAAGACGCTACTCTCCCTACATTACAAGCAGTGCCTGTGGATTAGTCTGTATCAACTTGACAAGGACCTGTTGGCGTCTGAGGTCTTCGCAAGGACCAGCAAGTTTGGTAATGGTTACAAAATAAAAACGTATTCAGACTGGTCCATGTCGTCTACAATAGTTTTGAATGAAATATACAGTATGCCTGTTTCACCTAATCCgcttttcattgaaagttttgataAGTTTGTTATGTCAGGAACAAAGAGCCCCAAGCTTTGCAACTCCTATTTGAGAGTGGTTCAGCAAAGATTCTACATCCACTCCAATGTTGCACACGAATTCATGCTGGGGCTCAGCTACTTCATGTGCGGGATGTACGATCTTtcctttgaatttttgcaaaaacacCCCTACCCAGAAACATTACCTTTGGAGTTCCCTGATCGCTTATACATGCCGCTTCAGAAGGATGGACATCTGTGGAGAGACGTGATAGGTTCTTTCAAACTACCTTACAAGCATTCGGCGTACTACTTTAATTtgtcaaaattgttttCTGTGGCAAACAGCTTTGAATATGCGCTTAAGTGCGTCAAAAAATCAATCAAGCTCTCCAGTGAGCAacgagaagcagaagaacCACTAAATTTTAAGAAGGCTCAGCTGGTTCAATATTTGAAGACTCTTATCGTATTCTCCAATTATGAGGAAATTTTGGACGTTTTGAGATGCAGCTTCGAAACGCTACCAGGAGATGTTAGAGCAGCTTACTATAAACAAATTCTGACAAGCTTGCAGCAtagagaagctttttttgcgaAGCTTTTGACACTATGTAGGGATTCATCGGGAGCCTTTCTGCCAGTTGACGACTACAAAATTCTAGATGAAattcttttggaagaggTCTCTAAAACAAGTTGGGAAACCTACAAGAGGCTCTACAGCTTTAGGCTGATAAACGACCATGATAGAGCGGCAGCAGAAATACTTTACCATTATGTTATACATGGGGAGAGCGTGGACATAAAGAAAAAATGTTTGTTACTGATTATCAAcattttgagcagcttcaaTTCAGACGGAGACCGCTGGATCCTCGCGGGAGGTAACCCGGTAACACTTCGTGATGTGAGAATGGAATTGAATGCATTGTAG
- the FAR8 gene encoding Far8p (some similarities with uniprot|Q05040 Saccharomyces cerevisiae YMR029C FAR8 Protein involved in G1 cell cycle arrest in response to pheromone in a pathway different from the Far1p-dependent pathway interacts with Far3p Far7p Far9p Far10p and Far11p), protein MEGSVGMNPIPTSPMYTLPGVMHYLQTEFTRNERDRIGWELERSEMKTRIAQLEGENRTLRYELAKQKSSSDTADQSGLTSDLAIQEPLLLKSKLAVQENVKEIIYLLRSPNVTEQLHELGDSADVVHGLEAMNLNLPLNQHQHQQLQRQQQAKSQTQRQSQHQRQPPQQDYDNVSTQSIRQAPVESFTPDVGLQARSIGSQSEHVSGVLDGNTSDQNSEVDTIVPDDSATTRPRASSLFSSKSGSIAPNHVLRCKRLRYHLAGLEKLIISHHNLLSYARDGLMKHWLIEPNLNCNDKLTKSFHGLAPIVLGLYWLDNQTFFTVDNFGLKVWLTTESAPHLSLDVFGGSSDVSFSDIGSIDFKNGWLVLTCLDVVHIWEVVVTGKAINIGSRHKVEGTGKVVDSILGMTEKSLILFKEDPYELVIYTFGGDILQRISLQEAVSKQTDSADTSNDGCKKLLLNKQSSKLLIQLGRFVAVYSFDRKKIVLSKQLTMTPTSAIFRSPKDYVIFAYDDGLIEMRNINNFQDVVKTYNHYDEEAEYEDEDDTKANASNTTEKEVMSEVRQTTSKGVIIDMTEIDSAAVIVSGGDDGIIRLERMEECG, encoded by the coding sequence ATGGAAGGTTCAGTCGGGATGAACCCGATACCTACGTCGCCTATGTACACCCTGCCTGGGGTTATGCATTATTTGCAAACAGAATTCACGAGGAACGAGCGGGACAGAATTGGTTGGGAGCTGGAGAGGAGTGAGATGAAAACCCGCATTGCGCAGCTCGAAGGTGAGAACCGCACACTTCGATACGAGTTGGCGAAacaaaagagctcttcggATACCGCAGACCAAAGTGGTCTAACCAGCGATTTAGCAATCCAAGAACCGCTACTTTTGAAATCTAAGCTCGCTGTGCAAGAAAATGTTAAGGAGATCATATATCTTCTGCGAAGCCCTAACGTCACAGAGCAATTACATGAACTAGGGGATTCAGCGGATGTTGTGCATGGCCTGGAAGCTATGAACTTGAACCTTCCGCTCAATCAGCATCAGCACCAACAATTGCAgagacagcagcaggcgAAATCACAAACACAGCGTCAAAGCCAGCATCAGCGTCAGCCGCCTCAGCAAGATTATGATAACGTGTCAACTCAATCCATTAGACAAGCACCAGTAGAGTCATTCACGCCAGATGTTGGGTTACAGGCGCGGTCAATAGGCAGCCAAAGCGAACATGTATCCGGCGTGCTTGATGGTAACACGTCCGACCAGAACTCTGAGGTGGATACGATTGTGCCGGACGATAGTGCGACGACCCGTCCCAGAGCTTCATCTCTGTTTTCTAGCAAATCTGGAAGCATTGCCCCAAACCATGTTTTACGCTGCAAGCGGCTCAGATATCATCTTGCaggacttgaaaaactgatAATATCTCACCATAATCTGCTTTCGTATGCTCGTGATGGGCTCATGAAACATTGGCTGATCGAACCCAATTTAAACTGCAATGACAAGCTCACGAAAAGCTTTCACGGTCTTGCGCCAATAGTGTTAGGACTGTACTGGTTAGATAACCAAACCTTTTTCACAGTGGACAATTTTGGTCTTAAAGTATGGCTCACGACAGAAAGTGCGCCTCATTTATCGCTTGATGTTTTCGGCGGTAGCTCCGACGTTAGCTTTTCTGACATTGGCAGTattgacttcaaaaacggTTGGTTAGTGCTAACCTGCTTGGACGTCGTCCACATCTGGGAAGTTGTTGTAACTGGGAAGGCTATTAATATTGGTAGCAGGCACAAAGTGGAAGGTACTGGTAAGGTTGTGGACTCTATTCTGGGCATGACTGAAAAGTCGCTAATCCTTTTCAAGGAAGACCCCTATGAGCTTGTTATATATACATTCGGGGGTGATATTTTACAAAGGATCAGCTTACAGGAAGCAGTGTCGAAACAAACAGATTCCGCTGATACCAGCAACGATGGCTGTAAGAAACTCTTGCTGAACAAGCAAAGTTCCAAGCTCCTTATCCAGTTAGGTAGGTTTGTGGCCGTTTACTCTTTCGACAGAAAGAAAATCGTGCTGTCGAAGCAGCTTACTATGACTCCCACCAGTGCTATATTCCGGTCTCCCAAAGACTACGTGATATTTGCTTATGATGATGGCTTGATCGAGATGAGGAACATAAACAACTTTCAAGATGTCGTAAAAACATATAACCATTATGACGAAGAAGCCGAgtatgaagatgaggatgaTACTAAAGCGAACGCTTCCAACACAACAGAAAAAGAGGTGATGAGCGAAGTCAGGCAAACAACATCCAAAGGAGTTATTATTGATATGACTGAAATTGATTCAGCAGCGGTTATTGTCTCAGGTGGAGATGATGGCATAATTAGATTGGAAAGGATGGAAGAGTGCGGGTGA
- the DEF1 gene encoding DNA damage-responsive RNA polymerase-degradation factor DEF1 (some similarities with uniprot|P35732 Saccharomyces cerevisiae YKL054C DEF1 RNAPII degradation factor forms a complex with Rad26p in chromatin enables ubiquitination and proteolysis of RNAPII): MSTQSRKSNSSKQPHSTHKKLDPELKFKLETLTELFPDWTNDDLIDLVQEYEDLETIIDKITSGAATKWDEVKKPSKKERQREQQQQQQQQQQAQLAAQQATQPSSQSHHNNHTHISPSHDGDHSHSAQTSHNHHQSKSSKFSSRERDSSSRSHKKSSNNAAASGPNGSGNARRERASGASRVPATSAASAASANASAVQPDHLKTAVSAAKTASSTSWAAMASDKKAAKQSAQAKKAEEQQQEQQSPQQAQHESTAPSPQQEAEPQSQSQSKSQPQSDNKSAESVSSTSTPATEDLEKPKKMTWAAIVKPKTKPSVKKSEPLEELEDLKREAAQISTEEPEAAEKVIEQVIEQVEQTPEEVVEQVEVTVVPEEVSQESEEASAQQEETAEPAAPVVPAEPEAASSEEKAAPAQPEQGTYSPVAQQQQPQQQQQPQQQQQAQQQQQQPTAYSEDKQSQAQQAQSQQAQSFYQAQPQQYGSQTPQQTPQTLQQQNAAAAAAAAQQQYYMYQNQFPGYSYPGMFDSQSYPAGYGQQYAPQSQNGSQPQTASTQQSQSGQYGVPPGYASTGRDLGAASPMAAQVQLQQQQQQQPYGGSFMPYYHFYQQSFPYGQPQYGMAGQYPYQVPKAYNYMNQYQPQQGGQTPSSQSQQGEEAQQSAQQGQATASQGQAQGSGSQGQAQTNAQQQAQLQQYYQFQQQQQQQQAAAAAAAAQQGGVPYGYSGYDFSSQATRGFY; this comes from the coding sequence ATGTCCACACAATCTAGAAAGTCTAATAGCAGCAAGCAGCCGCACAGCACGCATAAAAAACTGGATCCCGAGCTAAAGTTTAAATTGGAAACACTCACAGAACTGTTCCCCGACTGGACGAACGATGACTTGATCGACCTAGTGCAAGAATATGAAGACCTCGAAACAATAATTGACAAGATCACCTCGGGTGCCGCAACGAAGTGGGACGAGGTCAAAAAGCCCTCCAAGAAGGAAAGGCAAAGAgagcaacaacaacagcagcagcagcaacagcaggcACAACTAGCAGCACAGCAGGCCACACAACCCTCTTCACAATCGCATCATAATAACCACACGCACATATCGCCCTCTCACGACGGGGATCATTCGCATAGCGCACAGACTTCGCATAATCACCACCAGAGTAAGTCCTCGAAGTTCAGTAGCAGGGAAAGAGATTCCAGCTCCAGGTCTCACAAGAAGAGCTCCAATAACGCGGCCGCCTCCGGGCCCAATGGGTCGGGCAATGCTAGGAGAGAGCGCGCGTCTGGTGCGTCACGGGTACCAGCTACGTCTGCCGCTTCCGCCGCTTCTGCTAACGCCTCTGCCGTTCAACCTGACCATTTGAAGACTGCCGTATCGGCAGCTAAGACCGCTTCCTCTACTTCGTGGGCAGCTATGGCTTCagacaaaaaagctgcCAAGCAGTCTGCTCAGGCCAAGAAAGCcgaagagcagcagcaggaacAACAATCTCCCCAACAAGCTCAGCATGAATCCACGGCGCCATCTCCAcagcaagaagcagaacCACAGTCACAGTCACAGTCAAAGTCACAGCCACAATCGGACAACAAGAGCGCTGAAAGTGTCTCTTCAACCTCGACTCCGGCTACTGAGGATTTAGAAAAACCCAAGAAGATGACCTGGGCAGCGATTGTCAAGCCAAAAACGAAACCAAGCGTTAAGAAATCTGAACCTCTAGAGGAGCTAgaggacttgaagagagaGGCTGCCCAAATTTCTACTGAGGAGCCAGAAGCCGCCGAGAAGGTCATTGAACAAGTTATTGAGCAGGTGGAGCAAAcgcctgaagaagttgtgGAGCAGGTCGAGGTTACCGTGGTTCCCGAGGAAGTTTCGCAGGAAAGCGAAGAGGCATCAGCTCAACAGGAAGAAACTGCAGAACCTGCCGCACCTGTGGTACCAGCAGAGCCAGAAGCTGCTAGTTCGGAAGAGAAAGCTGCCCCAGCTCAGCCTGAGCAAGGCACTTATTCTCCTGTCgcccagcagcaacagccacagcagcaacaacagccacagcagcagcagcaagcccagcaacaacagcaacagccaACTGCTTACAGCGAAGACAAACAATCTCAAGCTCAGCAGGCACAATCACAACAAGCACAGTCATTCTACCAAGCACAACCTCAACAGTACGGTTCTCAAACTCCACAGCAGACACCTCAAACtttgcagcagcagaacgctgccgccgccgctgccgctgctcaGCAACAGTACTATATGTACCAAAACCAATTCCCAGGTTATTCTTACCCTGGAATGTTTGACAGCCAATCCTACCCAGCTGGCTATGGTCAGCAGTACGCACCCCAAAGCCAGAACGGGTCCCAACCACAGACTGCATCCACTCAACAATCGCAGTCTGGCCAATATGGCGTGCCTCCTGGTTATGCCAGCACTGGCAGAGACCTAGGCGCTGCATCGCCTATGGCTGCTCAGGTTCAactgcagcagcagcaacaacaacaacctTATGGTGGATCTTTCATGCCTTATTACCACTTTTACCAACAATCGTTCCCATACGGGCAACCTCAATATGGCATGGCAGGCCAGTACCCTTACCAGGTGCCTAAAGCCTACAACTACATGAACCAGTACCAGCCTCAGCAGGGAGGTCAAACGCCATCTTCACAATCACAGCAGGGTGAGGAAGCTCAGCAAAGCGCTCAGCAGGGTCAAGCCACTGCCTCTCAGGGTCAAGCTCAGGGCTCGGGCAGCCAGGGTCAAGCTCAGACTAACGCTCAACAACAAGCCCAGCTGCAGCAATACTATCAattccagcagcagcaacaacaacaacaagctgctgccgctgccgctgccgctCAACAGGGTGGTGTTCCATACGGCTACTCAGGCTACGACTTCTCCTCACAAGCCACTAGGGGCTTTTACTAA
- the TMA19 gene encoding Tma19p (highly similar to uniprot|P35691 Saccharomyces cerevisiae YKL056C RBF18 Hypothetical ORF), with amino-acid sequence MIIYKDIISGDELLSDAYDVKLVDGVIYEADCDMVKVGGDNIDIGANPSTEGGDDDVEDGSEVVNNVVHSFRLQQTAFDKKSFLTYIKGYMKSIKNKLQETNPDEVATFEKGAMVYVKKVVGSFKDWEFFTGESMDPDGMLVLLNYREDGTTPFVAIWKHGVSEEKI; translated from the coding sequence ATGATTATCTACAAGGACATTATTTCCGGTGACGAGCTGTTGTCTGACGCCTACGATGTCAAGTTGGTTGACGGTGTCATCTACGAAGCTGACTGTGACATGGTCAAGGTCGGTGGTGACAACATCGACATTGGTGCCAACCCATCTACTGAGGGTGGTGATGATGACGTTGAGGACGGTTCTGAGGTCGTCAACAACGTTGTCCACTCTTTCCGTCTGCAGCAGACTGCCTTCGACAAGAAGTCCTTCTTGACCTACATCAAGGGCTACATGAAGTCCATTAAGAACAAGCTGCAGGAGACCAACCCTGACGAGGTCGCTACCTTCGAGAAGGGTGCTATGGTCTACGTCAAGAAGGTTGTGGGCTCCTTCAAGGACTGGGAATTCTTCACCGGTGAGTCTATGGATCCAGATGGAATGCTGGTTCTGTTGAATTACCGTGAGGACGGTACCACTCCTTTCGTTGCCATCTGGAAGCACGGTGTCTCTGAGGAGAAGATCTAA
- the MDM35 gene encoding Mdm35p (highly similar to uniprot|O60200 Saccharomyces cerevisiae YKL053C-A MDM35 Mitochondrial Distribution and Morphology), which translates to MGNAMSASFAPECTDLKQEYDNCFNQWYSEKFLKGLSMENECSKQWYAYTTCVEAALVKQGIKPALDEARKEAPFEKGGESADSDASK; encoded by the coding sequence ATGGGCAACGCTATGTCGGCGAGTTTCGCACCAGAGTGCACGGATCTGAAACAGGAATATGACAACTGCTTCAACCAATGGTACAGCGAAAAGTTCCTAAAGGGCCTTTCCATGGAAAATGAGTGCAGCAAGCAATGGTACGCCTACACTACGTGCGTGGAAGCGGCGCTGGTCAAACAGGGCATCAAGCCTGCGCTGGACGAAGCCCGCAAAGAAGCTCCCTTCGAAAAGGGCGGCGAATCCGCAGACTCGGATGCCAGTAAGTAG
- the OAR1 gene encoding 3-oxoacyl-[acyl-carrier-protein] reductase (NADPH) (similar to uniprot|P35731 Saccharomyces cerevisiae YKL055C OAR1 Mitochondrial 3-oxoacyl-[acyl- carrier-protein] reductase may comprise a type II mitochondrial fatty acid synthase along with Mct1p) has protein sequence MPRTPVALITGATRGIGRAIVDKLSAEGLSCLMVGSRKESFGPMTADLPVICRELQWHRGLVVDLAQWPQWTQQGRFDGFHFSSVPGARAYRCSDGAWPLLDLPPSSELALLVNCAGVTQASPALRCDASEIQRITNINYLSAVSLCNMAAKRMLRSRKHLSRPPCIVNISSILGDPATSALPGTALYSASKAALAQFSRTLSAELARAGIRVHCLSPSLVAQTDMVQTLEEDAKVRLESTFSQFPAQSPQQIASQVWKLYDSDT, from the coding sequence ATGCCCAGAACTCCGGTGGCACTAATAACAGGGGCAACGCGTGGGATCGGTCGCGCGATCGTGGACAAGCTTTCGGCAGAAGGCCTGAGTTGCCTGATGGTGGGCTCCCGAAAGGAAAGCTTTGGACCGATGACAGCGGACCTTCCAGTAATATGCCGTGAGCTTCAGTGGCACCGGGGACTTGTCGTCGATCTAGCGCAGTGGCCTCAATGGACGCAGCAAGGCAGATTTGACGGGTTCCATTTTTCTAGCGTACCGGGCGCCCGCGCGTATCGTTGCAGCGACGGCGCCTGGCCTCTATTGGACCTTCCGCCATCCTCCGAGCTTGCCCTCTTGGTCAACTGCGCTGGCGTCACTCAGGCCTCGCCTGCTTTACGTTGTGATGCATCGGAAATCCAGAGGATCACCAACATTAACTATTTAAGCGCCGTTAGCCTCTGCAATATGGCCGCCAAGAGAATGCTGCGCTCTAGGAAACACCTGTCGCGCCCGCCTTGCATTGTGAACATATCTTCAATTCTGGGGGACCCTGCGACGTCAGCCTTGCCCGGCACGGCCCTCTACAGTGCCTCGAAAGCTGCCTTGGCACAATTCTCTCGCACGCTATCTGCGGAGCTTGCACGAGCAGGAATACGCGTGCATTGTTTGTCGCCTTCACTTGTGGCGCAAACAGACATGGTACAGACACTCGAAGAGGACGCAAAAGTGCGTCTAGAGTCTACTTTCAGCCAATTCCCTGCCCAAAGTCCGCAGCAAATTGCATCTCAAGTGTGGAAGCTGTATGACAGCGATACTTAG
- the TAP42 gene encoding Tap42p (similar to uniprot|Q04372 Saccharomyces cerevisiae YMR028W TAP42 Protein that physically associates with the protein phosphatase 2A and the SIT4 protein phosphatase catalytic subunits) produces the protein MSSVKDVFQQLVSQVDSQIDSSPLRQDSKEFQERLTEIIGAFLELKSTVFSKLALFSDNETLEDLSTASMPLLAIDFYLGKLVSRKQAAQLQDTRDRNVLKLKFLRKAVQLYMQFLMSLRNYELLDKATELKLDHLEDADEPKLESLYVQPSSDKDLSGAQLKRQQKIEAYQQSKQLEAQIKALELKSSSDSNNDEDLRDLQKYQLIQTAYKALNEIEQNLYEIELLSNFITSPPPSKCIKGVTQEDSDSSRTAYTDRVESLNQPLVSKTGKVLRNFTLVNKKSQIKDKVFGYGQYAPTMSVEEFLEKELQSGRVLQGGEQDEPQPNEDDEEWQDRETYKAREWDAFKEANPKGSGNTLNRG, from the coding sequence ATGTCCTCCGTGAAAGATGTATTCCAGCAGCTGGTAAGCCAGGTTGACTCGCAGATCGACTCAAGTCCACTGAGACAAGACTCCAAGGAGTTCCAGGAGCGCCTGACAGAGATTATTGGTGCATTTTTGGAGCTGAAATCCACtgtgttttcaaaacttgcacTCTTTAGCGACAATGAGACGCTGGAAGACCTAAGCACCGCATCTATGCCATTATTAGCTATCGATTTCTACCTAGGCAAGCTTGTTTCCAGAAAGCAAGCGGCTCAGTTGCAGGATACCAGAGACCGCAATGTCTTAAAGCTCAAATTCCTGCGAAAGGCGGTCCAGTTGTATATGCAATTCCTGATGTCCTTGCGGAATTacgagcttcttgataaAGCCACAGAGCTCAAGCTGGACCATCTTGAGGACGCTGATGAACCAAAGTTAGAAAGCCTTTACGTGCAGCCTAGCAGCGACAAGGATTTGTCGGGCGCACAGCTAAAGAGGCagcaaaaaattgaagccTACCAGCAGTCAAAGCAACTAGAAGCACAAATCAAGGCATTGGAGCTTAAAAGTAGCTCCGACTCTAATAACGACGAGGATTTGCGTGATCTGCAAAAGTATCAACTTATACAAACCGCATACAAAGCCCTCAACGAAATAGAGCAAAACCTCTACGAAATAGAACTACTGTCAAACTTCATAACTAGTCCGCCTCCCTCAAAATGTATTAAGGGTGTTACTCAGGAAGATAGCGACAGCTCTCGTACAGCGTACACGGACAGGGTAGAGAGCCTGAATCAGCCCCTGGTCTCGAAGACAGGAAAAGTTCTGCGCAACTTCACTCTcgtgaacaaaaagagccaAATCAAAGATAAGGTGTTTGGTTACGGCCAGTACGCCCCTACTATGTCTGTTGAAGAGtttctcgaaaaagagTTGCAAAGTGGCCGCGTTTTACAAGGCGGAGAACAAGACGAGCCTCAACCAAATGAGGATGACGAGGAGTGGCAAGACCGCGAAACCTACAAAGCTAGGGAGTGGGACGCATTTAAGGAGGCGAACCCCAAAGGGAGCGGAAACACTTTGAATCGTGGCTGA